A window from Fragaria vesca subsp. vesca linkage group LG5, FraVesHawaii_1.0, whole genome shotgun sequence encodes these proteins:
- the LOC101306429 gene encoding tubulin alpha-1 chain-like, with protein MRECISIHIGQAGIQVGNACWELYCLEHGIQPDGQMPSDKTVGRGDDAFNTFFSETGAGKHVPRAIFVDLEPTVIDEVRTGTYRQLFHPEQLISGKEDAANNFARGHYTIGKEIVDLCLDRIRKLADNCTGLQGFLVFNAVGGGTGSGLGSLLLERLSVDYGKKSKLGFTVYPSPQVSTSVVEPYNSVLSTHSLLEHTDVSVLLDNEAIYDICRRSLDIERPTYTNLNRLVSQVISSLTASLRFDGALNVDVTEFQTNLVPYPRIHFMLSSYAPVISAEKAYHEQLSVAEITNSAFEPASMMAKCDPRHGKYMACCLMYRGDVVPKDVNAAVATIKTKRTIQFVDWCPTGFKCGINYQPPTVVPGGDLAKVQRAVCMISNSTSVAEVFSRIDHKFDLMYAKRAFVHWYVGEGMEEGEFSEAREDLAALEKDYEEVGAESAEGDDGDEGDEY; from the exons ATGAGAGAGTGCATTTCGATCCACATCGGCCAGGCCGGAATCCAGGTCGGAAACGCCTGCTGGGAGCTCTACTGCCTCGAGCATGGGATCCAGCCGGACGGCCAGATGCCGAGCGACAAGACCGTCGGCCGCGGCGACGACGCCTTCAACACCTTCTTCTCCGAGACCGGCGCCGGCAAACACGTCCCCCGCGCCATCTTCGTCGACCTCGAGCCCACCGTCATCGACGAGGTCCGCACCGGTACCTACCGCCAGCTCTTCCACCCCGAGCAGCTCATCTCCGGCAAGGAGGACGCCGCCAACAACTTTGCCCGTGGCCACTACACCATCGGCAAAGAGATCGTCGATCTCTGCTTGGATCGGATCCGGAAGCTCGCCGATAACTGCACCGGGCTCCAGGGGTTCCTGGTGTTCAATGCCGTCGGTGGAGGTACCGGGTCGGGTCTCGGGTCGCTTCTTCTGGAGAGGCTTTCGGTGGACTATGGGAAAAAGTCCAAGCTCGGATTCACTGTGTATCCTTCTCCTCAGGTTTCCACATCTGTTGTGGAGCCGTATAACAGTGTGCTTTCTACTCATTCTCTGCTTGAGCACACCGATGTGTCTGTGCTGCTTGATAATGAGGCCATCTATGACATCTGCCGCAGATCCCTGGACATTGAGCGTCCAACTTACACCAATCTCAACCGCCTCGTCTCTCAG GTGATTTCATCTTTGACTGCCTCTTTGAGGTTCGATGGGGCTCTAAATGTGGATGTGACTGAGTTCCAGACCAACTTGGTGCCATACCCGAGGATTCATTTCATGCTTTCCTCCTATGCTCCTGTGATCTCCGCAGAGAAAGCATACCATGAGCAGCTCTCAGTGGCTGAGATCACCAACAGTGCTTTTGAGCCTGCTTCCATGATGGCCAAGTGTGATCCTCGCCATGGAAAGTACATGGCCTGCTGTTTGATGTACCGAGGAGATGTGGTGCCAAAGGATGTGAATGCGGCTGTGGCGACCATCAAGACCAAGCGTACCATTCAGTTTGTGGACTGGTGCCCTACTGGGTTCAAGTGTGGTATCAACTACCAGCCACCCACTGTTGTTCCAGGTGGTGACCTTGCTAAGGTGCAGAGGGCTGTGTGCATGATCTCCAACTCCACCAGTGTGGCTGAGGTGTTCTCTCGTATCGATCACAAGTTTGATTTGATGTATGCCAAGCGTGCTTTTGTGCATTGGTATGTGGGTGAGGGCATGGAGGAAGGAGAGTTCTCTGAGGCCCGTGAGGATCTTGCTGCTCTGGAGAAGGATTATGAGGAGGTTGGCGCCGAGTCTGCTGAGGGAGATGATGGCGATGAAGGTGACGAGTACTGA